The Halichoerus grypus chromosome 3, mHalGry1.hap1.1, whole genome shotgun sequence genome segment gagggaagggctcAGTATGAAGGGCAAGGGCACTGGAATTCAAAGGTTTGGACCCTGGTCCCAACTCAGCCAGTGTGACCTCAAGATCTCTGATCCCCGGGAGGAGCATATTGGCACTCTGGAAGGGACAGTTGTTGGTTGTGTGGGATGGATATGTGCAGTTCAGAGTGTTTAGTTTATCCAGCTGTTGCCCACTAAAGGCCTGGAGCACCTCTAGTCTAGTGACCATCAGAGAGTCCCACGTATATTTCTGGGAGTGAGGCTGTCCTAGTTGAGACCCTCAGGCTAGTGATCAGAAAATCACTCCACTCCATTGCTGACATTCTGACGTTCGAGGGGAAAACTGGGGGCTCTGACCTCTTCACTTTAGACATCTTTCCCCCACAGTGCCACACGAGATCCCCCTTCAGTCAACAGCCTTAATTTCTAGACCTTCTCTCTCAGCCACCCCGTCTGCCAATCAAAACATACTCATTCTGCGTCTTGTCTCTTTATGGCCTGGGTCTCTTCTCGGTTGGGTTATTGCTAACTAATTATTTCTACCAATTAGGTTAATGGTTCAATCTATCAACAAAAATGTGTGATCACTTGCTTTTCTATACATAGACTCTTAGATGCTGGAGCTGGAGTAAATGTATAGATTGGTTTGCAAACAGGGAAACAGTACTGGGGGGGATGCAAACAGTTGAGGCTGTTACTTGTTCTAGGCGGGTCCTCATCACTTTGTGCCTAGTCCTGGCTTCCAAACTTCCTCTCCTATTCTTTTCCCCAAGCTGATGCTGCCGGAAGAATCTTTTTGCCTGAGTAGCAGCTAATGAacatcccagctctgctcttACTACCTGTAGGCTTTTGTGTCATTAACCTCACTCTGCTGAGCTTCAAGTTCCCTCTCACAAATAACCTCAGAGAAGAAATTGAAATAATGCTTGTGAGTTTTCTAGTACCAAGCAGGTGTTCAAGATGTGGTAGCTATTCTTTTTGGTATTATCATCAGCAtccccatttcccctctcccctctcagtCCAAAGATGTCAGTGCCTTCCTAcggaataaaatataaagtacaaaTGTTTTCCCTAGTCTGCAGGTCCCTCATCCTCCTATTGCTATTCTACCAATTGGTCCCAATGAGTCCTGCATGCAGCCCAGTGGGTCTTCTCTGTTCCCCAATAAATCCAGTCCGCATGCCCACACACTGTCAAGTTCCAAAGCCATGGCAGGGATAGAGGCACCTGCAGAATCTGATTTGCCTCAGAAGCCCAGAACCCTCTGACCTTTGCTGTCTGAAACTTGAGTCCTCTTACCACCTGCTATGCTAGATCAATAATGGCCAGCACAGGGGCTGGGATGCCCAGCAGCCTGCACCCATTAAAAGTGCTGGGGAGTGAGCGCTGGGCAAGAGTCAGGAAGCCACTGTTGTGGGCTCTGCTTCTGTGGCTATTGACTGAGTGGGTGTAACTCATCTACCTTGAGTTGGGGACTGCTTTGATCTTTGCTATGGCTGAATATAGTCATTGTCCTGGTCTTCCCTAGTGCTGCCAAGGCCTGGGACTGGCCTCTGCCATAACAGAAACCATGCAAAGAGCCTCTATGAGGGCCAGAGGTTTGTCTCAGCACAGAGTTTTCAGATATAGTCATTGTCCTGGTCTTCCCTAGTGCTGCCAAGGCCTGGGACTGGCCTCTGCCATAACAGAAACCATGCAAAGAGCCTCTATGAGGGCCAGAGGTTTGTCTCAGCACAGAGTTTTGCCTTATGATGCTCTGATATGTAACGTTTTGGATAGAATTTCCCCCAATGGGCCTGGCTCATGTCTACTCTGGCCTCTATTGTCTCTTAATTTTCATCTTGCCTCCCTGAATTCCTGGCATTTTGTCCTCTTTGACCTTGAGCAATAACATCCCTTAATGCCCTTCTCTGGCAGATGCAGGACAGGCTTGGTGGCCCTACTGCATTGCAGGTATTTTGCTGTGGCCTGACAATGTAACCCAAGCTAACCCAAGCCACCAAGTCATTTAATAGATTTGACAGTGAGAAGCTTGTAGGGACCAAGCCTAGAGACTAAGGCTGGTTTGTGGGCCTTTGGATTGACTGGACATGCCCAGGAGAATGATCTGAGCTGCTGGTGCTCTAAGATGGGGGGAACAGAGGCCTCAGAGCTGTTCTAAAGGGCCTCCAGGCCATGGGTATGACTGGACCCATTCAACTCTGATGCTCCATGTTAATTAGGGGCAATGTCAGGCCCCCTGCTTTGGCAGCCACCACCCAATGGCTTAGGACCCCTCTTCACTGCTTGGCCTTCTTGAAGAGTCTATGCCCTACCTCCTGCCCCCTTCTATCCTTTCTCAGAATGTCCCACAGGCAGCAACATCTTTTGGGTCTTGAATGCAATAGAGATGATGTGACTATGGCATAAGGATTTATTGTACCCATAAGTACAAATATACAGATTACCTTAAGGAACAAGTCAACTTTGTATAAGCACTAGTAGCTGAGATAAGGTGGAAGAATCACAAGTTTGAACCCTGGCTCCATCTCTTACTGCGTGTATTAGTTTCctgcagctgctgtaacaaatgaccacacacttagtggctcaaaacaacacaaattaattctctcccagttctggtgtccagaagtccaagatcaaggtgtcagtagggtcACAGTCTCCCAAAGACTTTAGGGGAGGAAACTTTcatgcctcttccagcttctggtggctccaggtgcTCCTCGGCTTGTGTCTGCATCAGTCaaatctctgcctccctcttcagatggcctctcctctctgtctgtctcctctcTGTGTGTCCCTTATAAGGACTCTTGTCATTATATTTGATGCCACCCAGATAATACAGAATGATATGACCCTGAAGTCCTTAAGTTAATTAAATCTGCAGAGAccctttccaaataaagtcacatccCCAAGTTATAGGAGTTAGCATGAGGACATATCTTATTGGGAGACACATTCAATCCACTACACTGGATGGCCCTGGAAatgtcacttaccctctctgagcctcaatttccacatctataaaatggggacaacaaTCCTTACATCATAAGgttattatgaaaatgaaaatgaaaatatctgacacatagtagatgctctataaatacacatttttgatTATGTAGACTCCAGCCCTGTGAAACAGAGAGCTCTCAGTTACTAATCCCTTGGCTATGCATACCTCTGCCCATCTCTGGAGTGTCTCCTGTTCCATGCCCTAGTCTTCCTTCTCAGTGTCTCTGACCTATGTTCTCTACCTGGTTCCTTATGCTCCTACAACTCCTAGCACAGTATCTTCCATAGAAGTATAGAAAGCACCTATTCATGTCTTTAATTAAACCATATCTACAGGCCAGACTGGCATTTCCTGAGTCCCCAGAACCATGGAGGAACTAGCATCCAGTCTCTCCCCTGGTCACAAAGGAAGAACTTAAAAGTGAGAAGACCTGGATCAAAGAACCAGCTCTACCACtaagtagctgtgtgaccttagctAAGagtcttaacttctctgagccccaggttCTATATCTGAAAGTGAAGCTGATGATACCTGTCTTGTCAGCCCAGCCTCATGTGAAGATTAATAGGGATAGGACAGGAGTTGTAATCCGTGCTCCATGAGTGGATGGCCTTAATTATCATGCCCAGCTCAGGCTGAGGGGCACAGTCCTTCATTCCAGGTACCTACCCCTACAGAAAAAGTCCAGCTCAGTCCCCCTTCTTTCTCAGAGTGTCCTTCTCTGCCTCACTTCACTTACTTGGACCCCCTGCTTTAGATCCATTACCTAGGTTAAGTCTAATGCTACTCCCTCTCCCGGCAAGGGCTCGCTCACCCAGCCAGTCACCTCATCAATCAGCCTGGTTATAAGCCAAAATTGTGTGGAATGGAGCCTCGTGACCAGGGATGTCACATCCAGGCCCTGTTCAGGGACCCACTGGTACTGTCAGGATCAGCTTGACTCTGAGGAAAAAGGCCCATTGTGCTGCATAGCGAGGAGGGTGGTGCATGGCAGGGGCCTCTGACTCCAGAGAACACAAAGACGCTGCAGGGAAGAGAGCACTTTAAGGCCAGTTGACCTGGCTTTAAATCTCTGCTTTTATAACTCTCTAACCTCATGACCCCGAGTAAGCCACATAaaccctctgagcctctgtttcctcatctacaaatgGAGATTACAGTCCTTAATTGCAGAGCTGGTGAGGACCAGGGCAGTGACTCTGAAGCAGGTGTGTGGGTGGTGGCTACCTGAtggaaaaggcagaggaaaagaaactcacatttattaagtacctccTTTTTGCTGGATGCTGTACATATGCTTTTCTTATTGAATTTGTGCAACTTGGTGCAGAATTAAGATGGAGAAAGCAAATTGGACATGTGAGTGACAGCTAGTAAGTGAGATCAAGTCTGAGTTTGACTCCACATTGGTCTGATCCTAAAGCTGAGCCCCCTGCTCCCATTGGCTCCCCTGCCCATTCACAGCTAATACAGACCCCCGTTGCCAGAGGGAAGACACCTCATTAAGGAAGGAAAGGGGCTCTACATCAGTCTCAGAGCCCTTTGCCTTTGAGATGCAGGCAGTGAAACTGTTGGCTCACACCACCCTCTGCTGGCACAGTGACCACTGAGGGTGACTGTATTAGTCggcattctccagagaaacagaaccaataggatgcaTCAAGAAAGAGATTTATTCTGATGGATTAACTCATGTGGTTAtagaggctgagaaatcccacaATCAGTCacctgcaagctggagacccaggaaagctggtggcgTAATTTCCATCTCTGCACCAACTACATTATGATGACATTATTCTGTAATAATGTTTGTCTCTCTTGTAGTCCAGGGTTATGTTAAATGGGGTCAAGGAGTGTTTAAGACAAGAGGTTCTTGGTGGGTAGTGAGTGAGGGGCCATCTGGAGTAGTATTTTGACATCCTCTGTCCAATTCCCTCTGATCTCATATCAGAACGGGCTGGGCAGGGGGGTCTGGGATGGGAATAGGGAGAAATTCAGGACACAGAGTTATTTTTTGAAAACCTCCCAAGTGATTCTGACTTAGGATTTGTCTCTCACCCTAACCTTTGCTTTAGGCCAGCCATTAAGCTGCACAGGGAGACAAATGAACACCTCTTGACACATACAGTTTCGGGAAATTCATGTCTGATACTCAGGGGGCTTGAGACTAGAAAGCTAATTATGAAACTATCATTTGTGCATGGAAACtgaacttgattgtggtgatgttGAACAGGGGTCTGTGTTTGGGAAAGGGAGAGTGGGTGTGTAGAGTTCCTGGAGGTGGGAGCAGACCAGGTGCCTCCTGGGATTCCCTCCCCAGTTGTATAAAGACCTTTCTTAAGGGAATAACCTGTCAGTGgtaaaatattctctttctcaGATTTGTGACAGCATCCTGAGCTGGTGACAGACCTACTTTGTGACTTTCAGCCGGATTCAGCCCTCACATTCCAGAAAACATGACCCTCGCTGGTATGTACAAAAACTGTTTAAGTGATGGGGCCCCACAGCATAAGATATTTCtgtgcacacatatatgtacTTACATAGGCACAGAGAAGGATAAAAGACTGACAGGAAGTACACCTAAGGGTTAAAAGAAGTTATGTCTAGATGATGGGTGGGATCACCATTGagcttttcctcctttttactcatctgtgtgtgtttttaaaaagtttttacaatgcacatatattattttacactTAATTATGTTTTCAATTTGTAAAAGGAAACGATGAGGAGAGTGCCTGAGCACTGTGCTGGGTTTAGCTGAGAACAGAGAGAGCTTGAACATAGTGGAGCTTAAAACAAAGGGCATTGGCCCCAGAGTGGTGGGGGTACTGGCAGGAGCACATGCCAGGGCCAGAGCAGAGGTGGGCTGGACTTCACTGTATCAGCTCTAACCTGTGACTTCCTGCTTTTCAAATCCTCCCCTGACACGAAGAGGCTAGACGGTGGTGGGAACTCCTCCAGCCCTCATGGACACCAGCACCTCTGGCTTTGACCACTGCACTGGGAAGGTCAGAGAAGACTCACATCCTGACCTTGCCACTCAGTGAGGGTCAAGACTAGAGGGATGGTGGTGAGCTTCTTTACCTTTCAGAGAAGCACTGCTGAATGCTTTGAGTAAAATGGAGTGTGGATTTCCTGCATCTTGGagcaaagtaaatgaaatattctGGCAAGCATGAGGAAATAGAGAACTAGGTCTAGGTTGCCAGGCTGGGGCAAAGGCACTAGTGCTTGTGGTCTTTACCTGAAGGCATTTTGCATTCAGTACTAAGAAGGGAAACAATGTACTGAGGAGAAGATGGGATCATCTGGGTGCTCTGGAAGGCTCAGGTTCTAATAAGATGGATAGAAGTGGATCTAATCACACACAGGAATCCTAAACCAGGCTGCTCAGGGCAAACAGGGCTGGATCCTCAGCCAAGGGGTGGGTCTGGGTGGTTTAGGTGCCTCTGTGGAGCCTGGTCACCCCTTGCTGCTCAGGCACCCAAACTCTCACGAAGGCTGACTTCTGAGTCTAGTAGGGGTCACCATGTTGTCCTGTTGGTGTTTCTGCAGCCTACAAAGAGAAGATGAAGGAGCTTCCACTGGTGTCCTTGTTCTGCTCCTGTTTTCTGGCCGACCCCCTGAATAAATCATCCTATAAATATGAAGGTAAGTGAGGGCCACCATTGGGAGAGGAACTTGTGGAGGGTTCCTGGGCTTGTATCCATGAATACCACACTCCTGTCCCAATTTCATGAAACTCTCCTCCCCATATCACGTTCTCTTTCCTAGAGCCAGGAAAATCACCACAGCTTATTCTGAGGGTCTAAGCACCATGTgaagcctggtgtggggctgcAGCTGGGGGACTAGACAGCAGTTGAAAATCTGAATCAGACCCTCTGCCGAGTGACCTTGATCTTagcttttcttcattcatttaacaaatggaTGCTGTGGAGGATACAGAGGTGAAGCAGACAGAGATTCTGCCCTTGGAGAGCACCTAGAATAGAAGACAAGATGCAGTATAAATCACTAGATTCCACGGTTGACAGGCCTCCTCTGCGAATGGTGGAGAATGCTCTGAGAGTCCAGAGGTAGAGAGAGGACTTCCACCTGCCATCACCCAATGAGGGGGCTATGCTGACTGGGACCTGTGATAGGGTCCCAGGACACTGGCAGGGAGCACTGAATGACCACGTTCtgctcagggaggggagggaacagGTCACCTCTTAATTTCCCAGGGATTAAAAGGAAGGGACAGTTTTGTTCTGGAAATGAGAGATGAGAGTGCTTGGGTTACCTGAGATTGTTTTTTCTGTCTAGGCTGGTGTGGGAGACAGTGTAGGAGGAAAGATCAAAGCCAGCGGAAAGACAGTGCTgactggagagaaagaagagagcagggtaggagggagcaggggagaggtggCAACAGGATGAGCCATCAGATTGGTAGTGGGATGAGGAGTGaatgggtggtgggtggtgggcaaATGCACCACTGTTGGCCACCACTCAGGACAATTTGAGCAAGAGCTCAAGTATGGGAGGAGCCTTGTtgcagaagcaaaagcaaaagcatttGCTACAGCCATTATTAGAAACCACAAATCCTGGGACCTCTACTCTTGGAGCCTGAGCCCTTGCTGTGGCTACCAACTCCTTCAGCCCCACTGGAGCCCATTGACCCTATTAGGTGCCAGGTTCAGGACCAACCCAGAACACTGGTCTTTGATTTGCCTTGGGGACCCCAGATTTcccatatatgtatgcatgtgtgcatgctttTGGGGTGCCCATCTAGTCTACAGGGGGTGAGCAGCCTGTTTCCTGCTCTCTGCAGCAGACACAGTGGACCTGAACTGGTGTGTAATTTCTGACATGGAAGTCATCGAGCTGAACAAATGTACCTCGGGCCAGTCCTTTGAAGTCATCCTGAAGCCACCCTCCTTTGATGGGGTTCCTGAGTTCAATGCCTCCCTACCCAGGCGGCGAGACCCATCACTGGAAGAGATCCAGAAGAAACTAGAAGCAGCTGAGGAGCGAAGGAAGGTAAGTgctgtcctttctttcttccaactCAGCATGACAGGAGGGAGTTGGAGAAGATAAGAGGTGGCTCTGAGCTGAGGTCAAGTCACCACCAACCTACAAATATTTAAGTAGCCCCTCCCATGTTCAAGGCAGATAATGAGGTACCATTGAGGGAAACAAGGAAGTAAAGATCCCTGGTCTCTAGGAGCTTACAGTTTGGTTAGAGGGATAAGGCATTGCATTACATATGTCCAAGAGGTGGCCTAGTATGCACACTAACAGGAGGAAGACATTGACAAACACTAAGGATTTATGGAAAGGCTAGACAATCAAGGAAAGGACTCCTTaactgggggaaggagaaggtcaTGGTATGGTATCCTTCCACCCTTTGTGTGCCCTCTGTGCTTCCTATTGATTCTTATGGCCCAAATCTGGTGCCATCTTTATGTAAGCTTTCATCTTTGAAGCAGAAAATAATCTTCTTCTCCCTTGGATTCTTACAGCATTTCCTCTCTACCTCTTAAGGCATATGTCACATGCTAGTCTGGATtagagttatatatatatatatgtcttacCTCTAtgagacttttttctttcccaagttGCTAggatagtgcttggcacatggtataTAGTCATCTAgtatttgtgaatgaataaaggaaggagggaatgaatGAAGGCAATGAGAAAAAAGAACTGAGGGAATGGTGGGAGAATCCAGAAAGTGTCCTTGCTTCCTGCCAGTGGGCCAGGGACCAGGCTCAGGGAGGCTGCATTCTGGGTGTAGAGTTCTTAAGTTATGGTGAAAACACACCATGGCATGCTCACTTTCAAGggcctctttttccctttgtgctGCCTTAGTACCAGGAAGCTGAGCTCCTGAAGCACCTGGCAGAGAAACGAGAACATGAGCGGGAGGTGATCCAAAAAGCCATTGAGGAAAACAACAATTTCATCAAGATGGCTAAGGAAAAACTGGCTCAGAAGATGGAATCCAATAAGGAGAACCGGGAGGCCCACCTTGCCGCCATGTTGGAACGGCTGCAAGAGAAGGTAAGTGTTCTTGGTGAGAGAAGAGACTCCTGGAACACTCTCTTCCTTACATGGCAAGTATAAAGGACCTACATATTATTTCAGGTAGCAAACAGCCTCAGGTAGGAAAGGGGGTATTTCTGTTAGGCTGGATCCTTACAGAGTTTCAAGGGATGTTTTGGGAAGTCATTGGCAAGAAACGAGCTGAGCTTTAGAATTCCTTGGGGGATATTATGCGCAGCTACACAATTGAAATTTCTCATTGTCTTAGGGAGATTAGACCTCTTATCTTCTAGAGAAAGCCTGCTTAATGCAAGAGAGTAAGGATGAACAAGCAGTTGTACATTCCTGGTTCATCCTTGAATGGACTGATTCGATTTAATGAAAGGTGATGACTTGGGCTCTTGGCTCTAAGCCAAGGGCATGATAAGTTGAGTTGACCATTGAGCAGGAAACATGATTCTCTCCAAACCTATGATATGGACTGAGTGAGTCACTGGTCTTTCCAATATTCTGCCCTTTGTCAATAAACCAAATGGTGTCACCTATATAAGAGAAACGTGAGAGACTGGGATTGGTCCCACGTGTCAGCAGAATAACAGCCCGTTCTGCTGAGAACACGTTGGCCTCATTTCCTGAGTCTCAAGCCTGCCCCAGTTTCTCCTGCAGCTCCTGGGAGAGCTCCAGCTCTGTGTTTTATTTCCAGGAGCCGCCTGCTGCGCGGTGACTCCCGGGACCCGATCGGTGGCCTCGTCCCATGGTGAGCAGCGTGGTCCCCACTCCTTCCTGCCCATCCACCTAGAGTCTCAGGCCCTTGGCAACAGCTACTAGAAAGATTGGTTTCTTTACAGGGGATCTGAATGTTGCATAGGCCCTGCAGCTAGCCAGCATGTGGCAGCCCTTCCGCTCTCACACTCCACCATTCTAGGGGCAGTAAGACCTCCACCAAGTATCAGATGGGAGGGAAGTGATCTGGGTCTCATTTCAGTCTTCCCCAGTTATTGAGGGATGGCTAGGAATAAActcttgcaggaaaaaaaaatctgagattgCCGTAAAAAGGGGGCATGGGCTCTCAGGCCAAACCCAAAAGAAATAATTGGGGCTAGAGCCATGATATGGTacttaaaaaatggcaaaaacacTTTTACTTCTTCCAACTCCTATCCTCACAACAAATGCATGAGGTAAGCAGAACAGTGTTATCCCTATTTAATCGATGGGGAAACCATGTCAGAGAAGGTCAAATAACTTGGCCAGGGTCACGCAGCCACTAAGCAGTGCAGCTGGGACCAGAACCCAATTCTCTGGCTATGTAAGTCCAGGGGACTCTTTCAACCCCTGTTTCAGGGGGGCCAGCCCACAATCATCCTATTGGCCTTTTGCCAGAGAGGGGACCATtggagaccaaagaaagagagcccagaaatctaGGGTTCTGCCCAGAGGCTCACGTGGAGGTCAATTCCAAGGGGAAGGGATTGAGAAGCCCCCCACTGTGGAGTAATAGCTATGGAGGTGGAGTAAGACTCAAAAAAGCAAGATGTCAGAGTCAGAATCTGAGTGGGCACCACTCCTTTGGGATTGACTGACTCCTTTGCACCCTTGGCCACTGATGAATGTGGGAGATGGAATAAGAGACAGGTGTGTGGCTTCTGCCCTGCTCCAAGCCAATGCTTTCTGTGTCGGTATCTGCATGGGTCACTGATCATCCACATCAGATTCAGCTGGTGTAAAGTTTAAAACTACAGATCCTTGGGAGCCTACTGATCTACTGTCATGGGGCGCCTGAGGACCCAGCAGTATAACAAATTCCCTAGGTCATGCTGATACATAGCAAGGTttagaaccactgccctagataCAACACTACCCACACTTTCCCCAGGGCCATAGAAAGTTCTAGGGCTTTCTCAGGGATGGATTCATAGTTTAAGGTATATCCTGGGCTCCTGGATTGCCTCAGTAGGCCTACTCCAGTCTGACTTTTGGTATCTGGATATGATACTATCTGGATGATTGCCAGGGTCTGGCAGAGacaatatttatggagcacctgccatgtgcaaAGTGCCATAGGAGgaactgggaaagaagaaaaagatgtgcTCCCTGTCTCCAAGAAAGTCACCGTCCAATAGAGGACCCAGACAGATGCACAATGAACAGGGATGTAAGGCAGACCACAATGTGCCCTAGAGGTGAACACTAAAATCACAGAATTCTAGAGGTAAAAAGAGCTTTCAGTTTAGGGCCCTCTCTAAAAACCAGGGAGCTGAGGAGGCCTGATTGATGCAGCAGTTAgtcgaggtcacacagctgatgggTCTTTGAAGTCAGATCCCATCTTTTGGCTTGATTACACTGTCCGATGAAGAGGGTTCTCATACACCACTTGTGAGTGAGTCCACTTTTTGGAGCTGGGTGACATTTCCAAAAATTCTTCAGTCAATTTATACTTAAGAGCCCTCATCTTTCACTGAAGGGCTGAAGAAAACAACTTGCACTGAGGGGATGGACAGAAATGAAAGCAGCGGTCACGTTGCAAGTGTGTGCAGGGGACATTTGTAATGAGGCCTGTCTGTCCTACCTGCTCCTCTGGCGTAGCTACACTGAGCTGCTCCCTACATTAAGTCAAGCAATGCACTCAGTGCAAGCCCAGGATGGCCAGGTGAAGGAGGGGCAAGCTGGTGGGCTCTGGGGTCGCTGTGAGGTGGGTCCCCCATGGGAGGTTGGTCCCAGTCAATGAGCTCCCTGGGGCCACACCAGTCGGCTTGCTCACCTGCCTCCTACCAGTCTCACCTGccaccttctgccccttctcagGACATCTTTGCAGACCTTTCTCTTCACTTCCTGCGGCAGCAATTCTTTACTTTGGGTTCTCTTGCCCCTTGGCTTCCCTTTTATCCCCGGGGAAGCCTGTGTGACCTCCCCTTTTCGCTCCCTTCCTTCTCAGGACAAGCACGCGGAGGAGGTGCGGAAAAACAAGGAGCTGAAGGAAGAGGCCTCCAGGTAAAGCCCAGAGGCCAAAGAAGTTTCCAGAACAGCCGGACAGCTCCAGCAGCTCCGCAGTTCCCGAGGCAGCCTCGTCCGCCGTCGGCTGCTCTCCCAGCActggggtttggggggaggggggtggccaGGGGTGTTTCCTCTGCTTTTGGTGTTTGTACATGTAAAGAATTGACCAGTGAAGCCATCCTATTTGTTTCCGGGGAACAAtgatggggtgggagaggggagagaaggagagaatttgGGAAAGGAGGTAGAGAAGGACTCATGGACATTGCAACCCTGCCCACCGCAGACTCAGGTCAAGTCCTTGGCTTTTCTTCACAGTGAACGTCCAGGCACCGTGTTGAGGGAAGCTGCAAACGGGGCAGGAGAATTACCAAGTGAAGGGTGGAGTCCTGGGTGAGGCAGTGGCTGCAGGGCATGGCAGGAGAAGcccagggagagggtggggggccTGGAGGTATTGCTTCCGCCCTGCAACAGGTGGGATGAggtctgagtgtgtgtgtattaacCATTATCTTTTGATCATCATGACCAATGAAATATTTACTCCAGGTCTCCCGTTCTTTATTTCCTGAATTTGTCCTTTGAGTGGTGGGCAGAATATTCTTGAATTTGGTTTCTACCCATTAGGTGGCAGATGCCCCTTTTGTTCCTTAGTTGGACTATCAGAGCATCTGAGAGGTGCTGGGCGAGGTGGGTTAAACATGCCAGCCTTTGGCATAATTGAAaagtttgcttttgcttttcttctttttctttttttttttttaaaccccctTTGTGGGTTGTCCATTATTGGATTGAGTTCACTGAATTAATGAGGAAAGAAATTCCGTATTGCCTTCTGTGGATTGACATTCTGATGGTCCCCCACATGCATAGTAAGAAGGAAGTTCTCCTCACTTTGGGAGTGTGGTATTCTAGGTGGTTACAAAAGTgagcaaggaaataaaatgtttgttagTAGAAAGTGGAGGGATCCTTTCAGACCCAGCAGTCACCTTATCCAAAACACTAAACCATGATTGGGAAAGGagtctccctcttcttctgccctgcAGACAGGCCACAGCCTGCAGGTTCCCCACTCTGCCCCACACATTGTAGCTTTGTACAGCTTTATAAATAAACCTTTTGGTattgcccccaccccaacccactAATGGTACACATTTGACTTCTTCATTTTAGGATGGGATAACAGGAAGCAtcattgatgatgatgatatgcaggagaggaggaaggtAATGGCAATTAACACTTAAGCAGCACTTACTAGCTGTCTGGCAattttctgggtatatatctatgtctatatctatatctgtcacttaatcctcacaacaa includes the following:
- the STMN4 gene encoding stathmin-4 isoform X1; this translates as MTLAAYKEKMKELPLVSLFCSCFLADPLNKSSYKYEGWCGRQCRRKDQSQRKDSADWRERREQADTVDLNWCVISDMEVIELNKCTSGQSFEVILKPPSFDGVPEFNASLPRRRDPSLEEIQKKLEAAEERRKYQEAELLKHLAEKREHEREVIQKAIEENNNFIKMAKEKLAQKMESNKENREAHLAAMLERLQEKDKHAEEVRKNKELKEEASR
- the STMN4 gene encoding stathmin-4 isoform X4 — its product is MTLAAYKEKMKELPLVSLFCSCFLADPLNKSSYKYEADTVDLNWCVISDMEVIELNKCTSGQSFEVILKPPSFDGVPEFNASLPRRRDPSLEEIQKKLEAAEERRKYQEAELLKHLAEKREHEREVIQKAIEENNNFIKMAKEKLAQKMESNKENREAHLAAMLERLQEKEPPAAR
- the STMN4 gene encoding stathmin-4 isoform X3, with the protein product MTLAAYKEKMKELPLVSLFCSCFLADPLNKSSYKYEADTVDLNWCVISDMEVIELNKCTSGQSFEVILKPPSFDGVPEFNASLPRRRDPSLEEIQKKLEAAEERRKYQEAELLKHLAEKREHEREVIQKAIEENNNFIKMAKEKLAQKMESNKENREAHLAAMLERLQEKDKHAEEVRKNKELKEEASR
- the STMN4 gene encoding stathmin-4 isoform X2, with translation MTLAAYKEKMKELPLVSLFCSCFLADPLNKSSYKYEGWCGRQCRRKDQSQRKDSADWRERREQADTVDLNWCVISDMEVIELNKCTSGQSFEVILKPPSFDGVPEFNASLPRRRDPSLEEIQKKLEAAEERRKYQEAELLKHLAEKREHEREVIQKAIEENNNFIKMAKEKLAQKMESNKENREAHLAAMLERLQEKEPPAAR